A single window of Salvia splendens isolate huo1 chromosome 6, SspV2, whole genome shotgun sequence DNA harbors:
- the LOC121809463 gene encoding putative glucose-6-phosphate 1-epimerase, which yields MDEGKFHPIASNSGEKLGAIAMPANVIRDADGSSRVILSEPTGCTAEVLLHGGQIVSWKNERREELLFMTNKALWKAGKVIKGGISICFPQCTNFGSPEQPGFVRNRLWSVDNSPSPLAPANSRSTVDLLFKSTDDDLKTWPHRFELRLRISVTAGKLTVIPRVRNIDSKPFSFTFALCSYLSVSDISEVRVEGLETLDYFDNLLQRERYTEQADAITFEGEVERVYLSTPPKIAVIDHEKKRTYVLRKDGMPDAVLWNPWDKKAKAMPDFGDEDYKISLCIDSASVETPIVLKPCEEWKGRQELTGVSSSYCSGQLDPRKVLQGYQY from the exons ATGGATGAAGGGAAATTTCACCCGATTGCGAGTAATTCAGGGGAGAAATTGGGGGCAATTGCGATGCCGGCTAATGTAATTCGCGATGCAGATGGATCGTCTAGGGTTATTTTATCGGAGCCCACCGGTTGTACGGCTGag GTGCTTTTGCACGGCGGGCAGATTGTGTCTTGGAAGAATGAAAGAAGAGAAGAGTTGCTATTTATGACCAACAAG GCTCTTTGGAAGGCTGGTAAAGTCATCAAGGGCGGGATATCCATTTGCTTTCCGCAG TGTACCAATTTTGGGTCACCAGAGCAACCTGGATTTGTGAGGAATAGGCTGTGGTCGGTAGATAACTCTCCTTCGCCTCTGGCCCCTGCCAATAGTCGCTCAACGGTGGATCTTCTGTTTAAATCCACAGATGATGATCTGAAGACTTGGCCGCATAG ATTTGAGTTACGTCTACGAATTTCTGTGACTGCTGGCAAGCTCACCGTGATCCCACGTGTGCGGAACATCGATAGCAAACCATTCTCTTTCACATTTGCTTTATGCAGTTACTTATCCGTCTCTGATATCAG CGAAGTGCGTGTTGAGGGCTTGGAGACGCTGGACTACTTCGATAATTTGTTACAGAGGGAAAGGTATACTGAGCAGGCTGATGCAATTACTTTTGAAGGTGAG GTTGAGCGGGTGTATTTAAGCACCCCACCAAAGATAGCAGTAATAGACCATGAGAAGAAGAGAACCTATGTGCTTCGCAAAGACGGGATGCCTGATGCAG TTTTATGGAATCCCTGGGACAAGAAAGCAAAGGCTATGCCAGATTTTGGGGATGAGGATTACAAGATATCGTTATGTATCGATTCTGCTTCAGTTGAAACCCCGATAGTCTTGAAGCCCTGTGAAGAGTGGAAGGGCCGTCAAGAGCTGACAGGCGTCTCTTCAAGTTATTGCAGCGGACAGTTGGATCCTCGAAAAGTACTTCAGGGGTACCAGTATTGA
- the LOC121807354 gene encoding nuclear pore complex protein GP210-like produces the protein MLPLLLLFLLHHATSFPTPGPHITDVNILLPPKMTYPVEYRLQASDGCFKWSWDHHDILSVLPEFNASSRCSTSARLRSIAPYGGRKETAVYATDLNTGMVIRCKVYVDSISKIKIFHNSVKLDLDGLATLRVRAFDSEDNVFSSLVGLQFMWQLMPETHEMPHSLVHVPLKESPLSDCSGFCGDLDIQINLEESGVFSDFYVVKGTEIGHEIVSVNLLEPSAGHLGDEIVITVAEAMSLDPPSPVHVLIGAVVRYTLKVIRSNIPHVVSLPSPFHQWSVLNSSVAQVDRAVGTVHALNLGVTAVAVEDTRVVGHMQISSLHVVIPDNMLLFMSPLSSCGDRIEDIEPIPSVSRWYVVAGRLYMILVKVFSPGPGAHEIYITESDEIKLHSNQDEFWNILPHSEGATAMSNYRMLDAKSYGLGKLTATLAYHTGPEVKKEVLKVFQEVMVCDQIKFITEGDRGDVDKILLPWVTGVYQELELKASGGCSMSSSDYKWSSSDMSIASVSVSGIVQAKKPGKATIRAVSIFDSLNYDEVVIEVSVPHSMVLLPNFPTEAPVGSHVQASVTLKASTGAYFYACDAFRSFIRWKTESDSFIIVNTSTEVFIPDIKEAAERHSFPYGPPCSWTNIYAANSGQTLVHATLTRDHQLSEHAGRDSVVLKASSPIAAFLPLIIHQASDGNQFGGYWFNWVHAESQNQLGSLDYLYLVPGTHLDVMLHGGPERWGKDVEYVENVAVMAEQDGLVKDKISVHQIPTSYGNPYRIGCDSLGTFRLVFRRGNLMGEDHHLPVVSEVQLLLICNFPSSIVIIADEALNTPLAIQSAARAELLPSRMRATPIKVANGRKIRASAVGLSDSGKAFANSSSIFLSWELAECEGLALWDETESSTLYSSWERFLILQNTSGLCTVRSTAVSFHSLGRNDFAAKFETYINTLTDAIQLQLVSSLGVTPEFSLLFFNPEARLNISITGGSCFLDTLVNDTHIVEVIQQIPDYDCSQLTLAPKSLGSALVTVQDVGLVPPLSASSTVQVADMDWIKISTGEHISIEKGSLQSINFLVGVSDGRTFDPSQYIYMKISVHIEEDIVDVMENNDTPLVGNRYLRGGPTFTLQGTHLGVTTIYLSAVQHSGHEIVSQPIKVEVYAPPTVHPRDIFLVPGASYVLTVRGGPKIGSHVRYSSLDDQTAQIHQFSGKLSAISPGNSTLVATIYGVGDIMLCRAYGIVKVGIPSSAILNVQSEQLAVNCKMPIYPSLSEGNLFSFYELCNNFKWTVGDKDVMDFQGAEHAHGRGNRTLKTSLNELDLNFVQVLRGISAGRTKVAVSFSCKFKNSNSLSKSMFYTASVSVSVVPDLPLALGSPITWILPSYYTSSDLLPLSSHAYSKGVSLSDKGIAYSLLGPEKGKNDELRGNDLYIDGAKIITKDSDSVACILAKDKTSGRTDVASCVRVAELDQIRMVDEFHVHMVALDADLALPIRYHDDLGNPFHEAYNIMLFEVETNYPHIVSIGKYDGHGTINLHAKSEGFALVQVSFVNNPRKAIYAVISVGPQLYPQNPVIHQGASLNFDIKGLGDSASGQWFSSNESVVSIESLSGKAEATGEGTALVHFEGTSSSFELHTTVRVLKGNIVSVDAPNEVITNVPIPVEGYAFSVKFNDEVSGRKKLSSFDCAVTPPKIGFARPWKDPYTGSMHCLFFPHSPQHLARSAANTGGDSPHQVLVFIRASLTDDHQISGSASALFVGGFVLETDGMNSLHMNLTPDSNKRVITLTGNTNVELSWLDRNNLIVRPIHGGDPAVAKYEISARGPTRIQDHLVFSLPSTGQRVEVSVSYYPRDRETAMKPANLTFWAGISALLFLLIFTVTFGICYLDRPARSPPRVAFGSPGIAAPATPKRSSPAVVNEHSPRTPQPFIDYVRSTIDETPYYRQDFRRRANPQHTY, from the coding sequence ACAATGTCTTCTCCTCCCTGGTGGGCCTGCAATTCATGTGGCAGTTGATGCCTGAAACCCACGAAATGCCTCATAGCCTTGTCCATGTTCCTTTGAAGGAGTCTCCATTGAGTGATTGCAGTGGCTTTTGTGGCGACTTGGATATTCAAATAAACCTTGAAGAAAGTGGTGTTTTTTCAGACTTTTATGTAGTAAAGGGCACTGAAATTGGCCATGAGATTGTTTCGGTTAATCTGCTGGAACCATCAGCGGGGCACTTGGGGGATGAAATTGTAATAACTGTTGCAGAAGCAATGTCTCTAGATCCCCCATCACCCGTACATGTCCTTATTGGTGCTGTTGTTCGTTATACTCTTAAAGTCATCCGTAGCAATATTCCGCATGTTGTAAGTTTACCATCTCCGTTCCATCAATGGTCTGTTCTGAACTCTTCAGTGGCTCAAGTGGATAGAGCTGTGGGTACAGTTCATGCATTGAACTTGGGGGTTACAGCAGTTGCTGTTGAAGATACTAGGGTCGTAGGACACATGCAAATATCATCTCTTCATGTTGTCATACCTGATAATATGTTGTTATTCATGTCACCTCTTTCTTCTTGTGGTGATCGTATTGAGGATATTGAGCCCATTCCCTCCGTGTCTCGCTGGTATGTAGTGGCTGGCCGTCTATATATGATTCTTGTAAAGGTTTTCTCTCCAGGACCTGGAGCACATGAAATTTATATAACAGAAAGTGATGAAATAAAGTTGCACAGTAACCAAGATGAATTCTGGAATATTCTCCCACATTCAGAAGGTGCTACTGCTATGAGCAATTATAGAATGTTGGATGCAAAATCATATGGTCTGGGAAAGCTTACTGCAACTTTGGCTTATCACACTGGTCCTGAGGTAAAGAAAGAAGTTCTTAAGGTTTTTCAAGAAGTCATGGTATGCgatcaaataaaatttattactgAAGGAGACAGGGGTGATGTGGACAAAATTCTCCTCCCATGGGTCACTGGTGTCTATCAGGAACTGGAGCTTAAAGCAAGTGGAGGTTGCTCCATGTCCTCCAGTGACTATAAGTGGTCTTCTTCAGACATGTCTATTGCTTCTGTATCTGTCTCTGGGATCGTTCAGGCAAAAAAGCCTGGGAAGGCAACTATTAGAGCAGTGTCCATCTTTGATTCATTGAATTATGATGAGGTGGTTATTGAAGTTTCCGTTCCCCATTCGATGGTCTTGCTGCCTAACTTTCCAACGGAAGCACCTGTTGGCTCACATGTTCAAGCGTCCGTTACATTGAAAGCGTCAACTGGTGCATATTTCTATGCATGTGATGCTTTCCGGTCCTTCATCAGATGGAAAACTGAGAGTGACTCATTCATAATTGTCAATACAAGTACGGAAGTATTTATTCCAGACATAAAAGAAGCTGCTGAACGACATTCCTTTCCATATGGTCCTCCGTGTTCATGGACAAACATATATGCTGCAAATTCTGGTCAAACTTTGGTGCATGCAACATTGACCAGGGATCATCAACTATCAGAACATGCTGGTAGGGATTCTGTTGTCTTGAAAGCATCCTCGCCTATTGCTGCATTTTTACCACTTATTATTCACCAGGCAAGTGACGGGAACCAGTTTGGTGGTTATTGGTTCAATTGGGTTCATGCTGAATCTCAAAATCAGCTGGGCAGTTTGGATTATCTGTATCTTGTGCCTGGTACTCACTTGGATGTAATGCTTCATGGGGGACCAGAAAGATGGGGCAAGGATGTGGAGTACGTTGAGAATGTTGCAGTGATGGCTGAACAGGATGGTCTTGTGAAAGATAAGATTTCGGTCCATCAAATACCAACCAGCTATGGGAATCCATACAGAATCGGGTGTGATAGCTTGGGAACCTTTAGACTTGTTTTCAGACGTGGAAACTTAATGGGAGAAGACCATCATTTACCTGTTGTATCTGAAGTGCAGTTGTTGCTTATATGCAACTTTCCATCATCAATTGTAATAATAGCTGATGAAGCTTTGAACACGCCTCTAGCTATACAGTCTGCAGCTCGGGCTGAACTGTTGCCGAGCAGAATGCGCGCCACCCCAATTAAAGTAGCCAATGGACGTAAAATACGGGCATCAGCTGTTGGTCTTAGTGATTCGGGAAAAGCTTTTGCAAATTCATCTTCTATCTTTTTGAGTTGGGAATTAGCTGAGTGTGAAGGACTGGCTCTCTGGGATGAGACTGAAAGTTCAACATTATATTCCAGCTGGGAAAGGTTTTTGATCTTGCAGAATACATCTGGACTCTGTACTGTGCGTTCCACCGCTGTTAGCTTTCACTCTTTGGGCCGTAATGATTTTGCTGCTAAGTTTGAAACTTATATCAATACTCTTACAGATGCAATCCAGCTGCAACTCGTTTCGTCTCTTGGAGTCACTCCAGAATTCAGCTTGTTGTTTTTCAATCCTGAAGCTAGGTTGAATATCTCTATAACTGGAGGGAGCTGTTTTCTTGACACATTGGTAAACGATACTCATATTGTTGAAGTAATACAACAGATCCCTGATTATGATTGTTCACAACTAACGTTGGCTCCTAAAAGCCTAGGCTCTGCACTTGTAACTGTTCAGGATGTTGGGCTAGTTCCTCCTCTTTCTGCATCTTCGACTGTCCAAGTTGCAGACATGGACTGGATCAAGATTTCAACCGGAGAACATATAAGCATTGAGAAGGGAAGTTTGCAGTCTATAAACTTTTTGGTTGGGGTCAGTGATGGGCGTACTTTTGACCCTTCTCAGTACATTTACATGAAAATAAGTGTCCACATTGAAGAAGATATAGTTGATGTTATGGAGAATAATGACACTCCATTAGTTGGTAATAGATACTTACGTGGTGGGCCAACTTTCACGTTGCAAGGCACGCATCTTGGAGTGACAACAATATATCTTAGTGCTGTCCAACACTCTGGACATGAAATTGTTAGCCAGCCGATTAAGGTGGAAGTATATGCACCACCAACAGTACATCCCCGTGACATATTTCTTGTACCAGGTGCTTCTTATGTGCTTACAGTCAGGGGAGGCCCTAAAATTGGTTCACATGTTCGGTATTCCAGTTTGGATGATCAAACTGCTCAAATTCACCAGTTCTCAGGGAAACTATCGGCAATTTCACCAGGGAACAGTACTCTTGTTGCCACAATTTATGGTGTTGGTGATATCATGCTTTGTCGAGCATATGGCATAGTTAAAGTTGGAATTCCTTCATCGGCCATTTTAAATGTCCAGAGTGAACAACTTGCTGTTAACTGCAAGATGCCAATATATCCTTCACTGTCAGAGGGAAATTTGTTTTCCTTCTATGAGCTCTGTAACAATTTCAAGTGGACTGTGGGAGACAAAGATGTTATGGATTTTCAAGGGGCAGAGCATGCGCATGGTCGAGGCAACAGAACTCTGAAAACATCCCTAAATGAGCTTGACCTCAACTTTGTACAAGTTCTTCGCGGAATATCAGCTGGCAGGACAAAAGTTGCAGTTTCGTTCTCATGCAAATTCAAGAATTCCAATTCGTTGTCAAAATCAATGTTTTACACTGCATCTGTGTCAGTATCGGTGGTCCCTGATCTTCCCCTTGCTCTTGGATCACCAATAACCTGGATCCTTCCTTCTTACTATACCTCTTCTGATCTATTACCTTTATCTTCACATGCCTACAGTAAAGGGGTTTCTTTGAGTGATAAAGGCATTGCTTATTCCTTGTTAGGACCGGAAAAGGGGAAAAATGATGAGTTACGTGGCAATGATTTATATATTGATGGTGCTAAAATCATAACTAAGGACTCGGACAGTGTTGCATGCATACTAGCAAAAGACAAGACAAGTGGAAGAACTGACGTTGCATCTTGTGTAAGGGTGGCGGAGTTGGATCAAATCAGAATGGTGGATGAGTTTCATGTTCACATGGTTGCTTTAGATGCTGATCTTGCCCTTCCCATCAGGTATCATGACGATCTTGGAAATCCTTTCCATGAGGCATATAACATCATGCTGTTCGAAGTGGAAACTAACTACCCTCACATTGTATCAATTGGCAAGTATGATGGTCATGGGACTATCAATCTTCATGCCAAAAGTGAAGGTTTTGCTCTTGTTCAAGTGTCTTTTGTCAATAATCCTCGGAAAGCAATATATGCTGTGATCTCTGTTGGTCCTCAGCTGTATCCACAGAATCCCGTCATTCACCAGGGAGCAAGTCTCAACTTCGACATAAAAGGTTTAGGGGATTCAGCATCAGGGCAGTGGTTCAGTTCCAATGAGAGCGTTGTGTCTATTGAAAGTCTCTCTGGAAAAGCTGAAGCCACCGGAGAAGGTACAGCCCTAGTTCACTTTGAGGGTACAAGTTCGAGTTTCGAGCTTCATACAACGGTCAGAGTGTTGAAAGGGAACATCGTGTCTGTTGATGCTCCTAATGAGGTTATCACTAATGTGCCAATTCCAGTAGAAGGATATGCTTTCTCAGTGAAGTTTAATGATGAAGTTTCTGGAAGAAAGAAGCTAAGCTCGTTTGATTGTGCTGTTACTCCACCTAAAATCGGGTTTGCCAGGCCGTGGAAGGATCCCTACACTGGCAGCATGCACTGCCTGTTCTTCCCACACTCTCCTCAACATTTAGCGCGTTCAGCAGCCAACACAGGAGGAGATTCGCCACACCAGGTGCTTGTTTTTATTCGAGCTTCGCTAACGGATGATCATCAAATTTCTGGCTCTGCATCTGCTCTCTTCGTTGGAGGATTTGTCCTTGAAACCGATGGGATGAACTCACTGCATATGAACCTGACTCCAGACTCCAACAAGCGTGTCATAACCCTAACTGGTAACACCAACGTCGAGCTCAGTTGGCTCGACAGGAACAACCTGATCGTTAGACCCATCCACGGGGGCGATCCTGCTGTAGCAAAGTATGAGATCAGCGCCCGTGGGCCCACCAGAATCCAGGATCATCTTGTTTTCTCGCTGCCATCAACTGGCCAGAGAGTTGAAGTCAGCGTTAGCTACTATCCTCGTGACAGAGAAACAGCCATGAAACCAGCAAACCTCACCTTCTGGGCTGGTATATCTGCTCTCCTCTTTCTACTGATATTCACAGTGACCTTTGGCATATGTTACCTTGACAGACCTGCTAGATCGCCGCCGCGAGTTGCCTTCGGCAGCCCGGGCATTGCGGCGCCTGCCACCCCCAAGCGCAGCAGTCCGGCCGTGGTCAATGAGCATTCGCCTCGGACACCGCAGCCGTTCATTGACTATGTTAGGAGCACCATAGATGAAACTCCTTATTACAGGCAAGACTTTAGGAGGAGGGCTAATCCTCAACACACCTACTAG
- the LOC121806401 gene encoding serine/threonine-protein kinase STY13-like isoform X2: MVGGSEASLCRAEDWRRSSCQSLRGKFIGACKEPVMVLVTELLLGGTLRKHLISLRPGCLDIRVAIGFALDIARAMECLHSHGIIHRDLKPENLLLTEDRRTVKLADFGLAREESLTEMMTAETGTYRWMAPELYSTVTLRQGEKKHYNHKVDAYSFAIVLWELIHNKLPFEGMSNLQAAYAAAFKNVRPSADELPEELARIVTLCWKEDADARPNFTQIIQMLLEYLSATSLPEPAIPHRIFKSTSEMNAVFPPESPGTSSLMAKRGDMAGTPTAATEDEPRGLFFCCC, translated from the exons ATGGTTGGTGGATCCGAAGCTTCTCTTTGTAGGGCCGAAGATTGGAGAAGGAGCTCATGCCAAAGTCTACGAGGGAAA TTCATTGGTGCTTGCAAGGAGCCTGTGATGGTTTTAGTGACTGAACTTCTGCTTGGTGGGACGTTGCGAAAGCACTTGATCAGCCTGCGCCCTGGGTGCCTCGATATTCGGGTAGCTATTGGATTTGCGCTTGATATAGCTCGTGCAATGGAGTGCTTGCACTCCCATGGAATCATCCACCGTGACCTTAAACCTG AGAATTTGCTCTTGACAGAAGATCGAAGAACAGTCAAACTTGCAGATTTTGGTCTTGCTAGAGAAGAGTCGTTGACTGAGATGATGACTGCGGAGACGGGAACCTATCGCTGGATGGCCCCAGAG CTGTATAGTACTGTCACACTAAGGCAGGGTGAAAAGAAGCATTATAACCACAAAGTGGATGCTTATAGCTTCGCGATCGTTTTATGGGAGCTCATACACAACAAGTTACCCTTCGAAGGCATGTCAAATCTGCAGGCGGCCTATGCTGCAGCTTTTAAA AACGTACGGCCGAGTGCGGATGAGCTTCCGGAGGAACTGGCTCGAATAGTGACCTTATGTTGGAAGGAAGACGCTGATGCTCGCCCCAACTTCACTCAGATAATACAAATGCTCCTGGAATATCTTTCCGCGACCTCTCTGCCTGAGCCAGCCATACCGCACCGCATCTTCAAAAGCACTTCTGAGATGAATGCTGTCTTCCCACCGGAGTCCCCAGGGACGAGCTCGCTGATGGCGAAGAGGGGTGACATGGCCGGCACGCCGACTGCAGCGACTGAAGATGAGCCGAGAGGACTTTTCTTCTGCTGTTGCTAG
- the LOC121806201 gene encoding serine/threonine-protein kinase D6PK-like codes for MPHDARESLIQGVDSIDMSCASKVEYKSSSAPPSSRPPHHPSTKHYRNGGGSSGSHAVPKDSVPKDHIMKTIYAPSGSMVVSKRSYKTAHLVMRKDRDVGGMDEGMEKEKGEPGSTGKQPLSNGKIEQQAEDDKISDSNGVEPVKIDSLPAKEAKVGSGFCPSPQGSFYSTTQYAEAKESFTNTEVSECGKSESGEVSNSCDFVVESRKTSIYRGSTGSDVSDESSSSSFSSAMYKPHKANDTRWEAILAVRSCNSGALELKNFRIFKRLGCGDIGSVHLAELIGTRTLFAMKVMDKEALASRKKILRAQTEREILQSLDHPFLPTLYTHFETEKFSFLVMEFCPGGDLHALRQKQPGKFFPEHAARFYLAEVLLALEYLHMLGIIYRDLKPENVLVRDDGHIMLSDFDLSLRCAVSPTLVKSSNTNAESKNSGYCVQPTCMEPSCAIQPACIQPTCFGPRFGKSKKDKKSKPKTEVYNQVTPLPELIAEPTSARSMSFVGTHEYLAPEIIKGEGHGSAVDWWTFGIFLYELLFGRTPFKGAGNRATLFNVVGQPLRFPDSPTVSFAARDLIRGLLVKEPQHRLAYRRGATEIKQHPFFQSVNWALIRCASPPDVPPPFVMSEVAAVPAPAAAPSPLPAGAGKGQGVDVKPSGNYYEIDFF; via the exons ATGCCTCACGACGCTAGGGAATCCCTTATCCAAGGAGTGGATTCGATAGATATGAGCTGTGCTAGCAAGGTGGAATACAAATCTTCTTCTGCACCTCCATCGAGCCGCCCACCCCACCATCCTTCTACGAAGCACTACAGGAACGGTGGAGGCTCATCCGGATCTCATGCAGTTCCCAAGGACTCGGTGCCTAAGGATCATATAATGAAGACAATCTACGCCCCGTCTGGCTCTATGGTCGTCTCTAAACGCTCCTACAAAACTGCTCATCTAGTCATGCGAAAAGACAGGGATGTTGGTGGAATGGACGAAGGAATGGAGAAAGAGAAGGGGGAACCGGGTAGTACAGGGAAACAGCCATTAAGCAATGGTAAGATCGAGCAACAGGCTGAAGATGACAAGATTTCTGATTCTAATGGAGTGGAGCCGGTTAAGATTGATTCGTTGCCTGCTAAAGAGGCTAAAGTAGGAAGTGGGTTTTGTCCGAGCCCTCAAGGCAGTTTCTACTCCACGACGCAGTATGCAGAAGCTAAAGAGAGCTTCACCAACACTGAAGTGAGTGAGTGTGGGAAGTCTGAGAGTGGTGAAGTCAGCAACTCGTGTGACTTTGTTGTTGAGAGTAGGAAGACTAGCATATATAGAGGGAGCACGGGCAGTGATGTCAGCGACGAGAGCAGCTCCAGTAGCTTCAGCAGCGCCATGTACAAGCCGCATAAAGCTAATGACACGAGGTGGGAAGCGATTCTAGCTGTCAGGTCTTGTAACAGTGGGGCGTTGGAGTTGAAGAATTTCAGGATTTTCAAGAGATTGGGATGTGGGGATATCGGCAGTGTCCATCTCGCTGAGCTGATAGGGACGAGGACTTTGTTCGCCATGAAAGTGATGGACAAGGAAGCCCTAGCTAGCCGGAAAAAGATCCTCAGAGCTCAGACCGAGAGGGAGATTCTACAGTCTCTCGACCACCCATTTCTTCCCACTTTGTACACTCACTTTGAGACGGAGAAGTTCTCGTTCCTGGTGATGGAGTTCTGCCCCGGGGGAGATTTGCACGCGCTTAGGCAGAAGCAGCCCGGGAAGTTCTTCCCCGAGCATGCTGCAAG GTTTTATTTGGCTGAAGTTCTCCTTGCTCTTGAATACCTGCACATGCTTGGGATCATCTACAGAGATCTCAAACCCGAGAACGTGCTCGTGAGAGACGACGGCCACATAATGCTCTCCGATTTCGACCTCTCCTTGAGGTGTGCAGTGAGCCCGACGCTGGTCAAGTCCTCGAACACCAATGCAGAGTCCAAGAACTCGGGCTACTGCGTCCAGCCCACCTGCATGGAGCCCTCGTGCGCGATCCAGCCCGCCTGCATCCAACCTACATGTTTCGGGCCGCGTTTTGGCAAATCCAAGAAAGACAAGAAGTCCAAACCCAAAACCGAGGTATACAACCAGGTAACCCCCCTCCCAGAGCTGATAGCCGAGCCCACAAGCGCTCGATCCATGTCATTTGTGGGCACACACGAGTATCTAGCACCGGAGATCATCAAGGGAGAAGGCCACGGCAGTGCAGTGGATTGGTGGACCTTCGGGATCTTCCTATACGAGCTCTTATTTGGGCGGACGCCCTTCAAAGGAGCAGGGAATCGAGCCACATTGTTCAATGTCGTGGGGCAGCCTCTGAGGTTCCCGGACTCGCCCACAGTCAGCTTTGCTGCGAGGGATCTCATCCGTGGCCTGCTCGTGAAGGAGCCGCAGCATCGCCTCGCTTATAGGAGGGGTGCGACCGAGATCAAGCAGCATCCTTTCTTCCAGAGTGTGAACTGGGCTCTCATTCGTTGCGCTAGCCCGCCTGACGTGCCACCCCCGTTCGTGATGAGCGAGGTGGCTGCGGTTCCAGCCCCAGCTGCTGCGCCCTCGCCCTTGCCGGCCGGGGCTGGGAAGGGGCAAGGTGTGGATGTGAAGCCTTCGGGTAATTACTATGAGATAGATTTTTTTTAG
- the LOC121806401 gene encoding serine/threonine-protein kinase STY13-like isoform X1 codes for MESRNGFYPVAELDLDPKWLVDPKLLFVGPKIGEGAHAKVYEGKYKNRNVAIKIVEKGDTAEEIAKKEARFAREVAMLSRVQHKNLVKFIGACKEPVMVLVTELLLGGTLRKHLISLRPGCLDIRVAIGFALDIARAMECLHSHGIIHRDLKPENLLLTEDRRTVKLADFGLAREESLTEMMTAETGTYRWMAPELYSTVTLRQGEKKHYNHKVDAYSFAIVLWELIHNKLPFEGMSNLQAAYAAAFKNVRPSADELPEELARIVTLCWKEDADARPNFTQIIQMLLEYLSATSLPEPAIPHRIFKSTSEMNAVFPPESPGTSSLMAKRGDMAGTPTAATEDEPRGLFFCCC; via the exons ATGGAATCTCGAAACGGGTTTTACCCTGTAGCAGAGCTTGATTTGGACCCGAAATGGTTGGTGGATCCGAAGCTTCTCTTTGTAGGGCCGAAGATTGGAGAAGGAGCTCATGCCAAAGTCTACGAGGGAAA ATACAAAAATCGGAATGTTGCTATCAAAATTGTTGAGAAAGGGGATACAGCTGAAGAGATTGCAAAGAAGGAGGCGAGATTTGCAAGAGAGGTTGCGATGCTTTCCAGAGTCCAACATAAGAATTTAGTTAAG TTCATTGGTGCTTGCAAGGAGCCTGTGATGGTTTTAGTGACTGAACTTCTGCTTGGTGGGACGTTGCGAAAGCACTTGATCAGCCTGCGCCCTGGGTGCCTCGATATTCGGGTAGCTATTGGATTTGCGCTTGATATAGCTCGTGCAATGGAGTGCTTGCACTCCCATGGAATCATCCACCGTGACCTTAAACCTG AGAATTTGCTCTTGACAGAAGATCGAAGAACAGTCAAACTTGCAGATTTTGGTCTTGCTAGAGAAGAGTCGTTGACTGAGATGATGACTGCGGAGACGGGAACCTATCGCTGGATGGCCCCAGAG CTGTATAGTACTGTCACACTAAGGCAGGGTGAAAAGAAGCATTATAACCACAAAGTGGATGCTTATAGCTTCGCGATCGTTTTATGGGAGCTCATACACAACAAGTTACCCTTCGAAGGCATGTCAAATCTGCAGGCGGCCTATGCTGCAGCTTTTAAA AACGTACGGCCGAGTGCGGATGAGCTTCCGGAGGAACTGGCTCGAATAGTGACCTTATGTTGGAAGGAAGACGCTGATGCTCGCCCCAACTTCACTCAGATAATACAAATGCTCCTGGAATATCTTTCCGCGACCTCTCTGCCTGAGCCAGCCATACCGCACCGCATCTTCAAAAGCACTTCTGAGATGAATGCTGTCTTCCCACCGGAGTCCCCAGGGACGAGCTCGCTGATGGCGAAGAGGGGTGACATGGCCGGCACGCCGACTGCAGCGACTGAAGATGAGCCGAGAGGACTTTTCTTCTGCTGTTGCTAG